The Fundidesulfovibrio magnetotacticus genome includes the window GATATTCAAGGGCTACGGCTCCGTGCCCGCCTACCTCTCCACCCACCCCGAGATCAACGAGCGCGTGGGCTACCTTTCCGAGCGCGTGGCGCGCCTGCCCAAGAACGTGGTCTCCCGGCCCGACCGCGACGAGCGCTTCCTGCGCGTGCAGACCGTGATCCGCGCTCGCTACCAGGACCCGGGCACGGCCATCGCCTGGTTCTCGCGCAAGGGCGCGTCCATGACCAAGCTCGACCGCCTGGGCCTGGCCATGGCCCTGGGGCGCACCACCGAGAACGCCAAGGCCCGCGAGGCCTTCGAGGCGGCCCTCAAGGAGGGCGGGGACGACTCCCTCTGGCTGCGTGAGGCCGGGCGCTTCTACCTGCGCCTGCGCGACTTCCAGCGCGCCGGGAGCCTGCTCAAGCGGGCCGTGGAGCAAAACCCGCGCGACATGGTGGCCGTGGAGGGCTACGCCCTGTTCCAGGCCCAGGAGGGCAAGCGCGTGGAGGCCATGCAGCTCATGCGCCGCGTGGTGGCCTACGCCCCGGATTCCCCCGAGGTGCGCCAGCAGATGGCGCGCATCTACGGCGAAGTGGGCGACCTCTTCCAGGCCCACCTGAACCTGGCCTACTCCGCCGTCTACGCCAACGATCCCCGCCAGACCCGCATGCAGATGGAAAAGGCCAAGGAGCGCATCCGCACCGAGGACGATCGCAAGGAATACGCCAAGCTGGAGAAGGTCTACCGCGACCGCAGCGAGTACTGGCCCAAGCAGGCCATGTAGGGGTGGGGCTCAGGCCCCAGGAAGGCTGAAGGTGAAGGCGCTGCCCTTGCCGGGCTCGCTCTCCACGGCGATGGCCCCGCCGTGGGCCGCGAGCACCGCGCGCACCAGCGAGAGGCCCAGGCCCAGGCCCCGGCGCGAGCGGCTCTTGTCGCCCCGGTAGAGGCGCTCGAAGATGCGCGGCATGTCCTCGGGGGCGATGCCCACGCCCCGGTCCCTCACCGTGACGAGCACCAGCCCCTGCTCGCGCCGACCGTGCACGGTAACCCGCCCCCCCACGTCGGAATACTTGAGGGCGTTGTCCAGGAGGTTGGCCAGCACCTGGCGCACGCGCCCGGCGTCGGCCAGGGCGTGCAGGTCCCCCTCCAGGTCCAGGGCCAGCTCCACGGCGTTCTCCTGGGCCACGTCTTCGTAGAGCTCCGCGCACTCCTCCAGCAGCCCGGCCAGGTCCACGCGCGCGATGTCCAGGCGCATGGCCCCTGTCTCGGCTTCGGAGATGTCCATGAGCGTGGTGAGCGTGGCGCGGATGCGCTCGTTCTCCTCGGCGATGTCCATGAGGGCCTCGCGCAGTTCCTCCCGGGAGTGGTTGCCCTGGAGGGCGACCTCCACCACGGCCTTGGCCCGGGTGAGGGGGGTGCGCAGGTCGTGGGCCACGTTGTCCAGGGTGTCGCGCATGCCCTGGATGAGGGTGGAGATGCGCTCGAGCATGGAGTTGAAGAGGCTCGCCAGTTCGTCGAGCTCGTCGTCTGCGCCCCGGGTGGGCACGCGGGCGTCCATGCTGCCCCGGCCGATGGAGTTCACGGCGGCGATGAGGTCGCGCAGGGGGGCCAGGGTGCGCCGGGCCAGCACCACGCCCACGCCCAGACCCAGCACCACCACCGTGCCCGTGATGAACAGGAAGATCACCTGGAACTCGGAGAGCAGGTGCTCGCGCTGCCTGGCGTCGCTGCCCACGATCACCAGCGCGCCGCCGGACATGCGCCGGGCGCTGAACTCGTAGACCCCGCCCCCGGCCTTCTGCGAGCCCCACAGCCACCACTGGGCCCCGTCGCGGGCCTGGGCGTCCAGTTCTGCGCGCGGGGGCAGCTCCCAGCCGCTGGGGGCCACGGTGAAGAGTTCCGCGCCCGCCGGACCGAGGATGCGCACGAAGTAGTCGGGCTCCTCGTACTCCGCAGTGTCGCGCCGGATGAACTCGATGAGCGCGCCCAGGCCTTTTGTGCGCTCGATGTAGGCGTATTCGTTGAGCTTGTCCGAGAGGTTCTTCTGGTCCTGCGAGCGCACCACCTGCGTGAGCAGCACGTAGGCGATCACGAAGAGCACGAGGGAGCTGGCGATGTAGAGGAAGGCGTAGCTGGCCGTGAGGCGAAAGACGGTGCTACGCCTGATCCGGCCGGGGAGGCTTGAGAACATAGCCCACCCCCCTCAGGGTGGAGAGCATCTTGGGCTCGAAGCCCTTGTCGATCTTGTTGCGCAGGCGGCAGACCAGCACGTCCACAACGTTGGTCTGGGGGTCGAAGTTGTAGTTCCAGACGTGCTCCATGATCATGGTTTTGGAGAGCACCTTGCCGGGGTTGCGCATGAAGAACTCCAGCAGGGAGAACTCCCGGGGCTGGAGCGTGAGCGGGGCCTGATCGCGCGTGACCTCGCGGGTGAGCAGGTTCATGGCGATGGGGCCCACGCAGAGCTGCGTGGTTTCGGCCGTGCTGGTGGAGCGCCGGATAAGGGCCTGGAGCCTTGCCAGAAGCTCCGCGAAGGAGAAGGGCTTGGGCAGGTAGTCGTCGCCGCCGGCCTGGAGGCCGCGCACGCGGTCGTCCACGGTGTGTTTGGCCGAGAGGATGATTACGGGGGTGTTCACGCGGCTTGCGCGCATCTCTTCGATCAGGCGCAGGCCGTCGAGGCCCGGGAGCATGAGGTCCACCACTGCGGCGGAGTAGGATTCCGTGAGCGCCATGTGCAAGCCGTCACGGCCGTCGGGGCAGTGGTCCACCGCGAAGCCGTTCTGCTTGAGGCCCTGGGCGATGAAGGCGGCGATCTTGGCGTCGTCTTCCACGAGAAGGATGCGCATGCAACTGCAGATAGACCCCTCAGGTGGACGTGTCAACGGGGCCGGGGCGGAAGGCCTTTCAGTTCTGTAATGCAGTGGAAAGGCAACGGCAATCCTGGGGCGCGTAGCGATACGCCCACGCGTCGCAGGACGCCGCGCACTGCAATACCACTGTGGTGCGCCGCGTGATGCAGGGCGTCAACTGAACAACCCCAACCCAATGAGGATCATGCAATGAAGAAAGCCGTTCTCCTCGCCGTGGCCGCCTGCCTGGTGTTCGCCTCCGCCGCCTTCGCCTTTGAAGGCAAGACCTCCACCGACAAGCAGGGCTCCTACATCGAACAGATGGCCAAGAAGAAGTCCTCCAAGAAGAAGACCACTCCTCCGGCCAACTAAATCCGGCCAACGAGCTCCCACTCGTCATGCAGGGCCGGCAGCTCCCCTGGAGCCCGGCCCACACGCCCCTCTTGCCGCCTGCCGGAAGAGGGGCGTTTGCTTTGGGCCTGGGGCTGCCCGGCGCTCAGCCGTGGCGTTCGCGCAGGAGCCTCGCCGCGCGGGCGATGCTGGCGATCTTGGCCGAGGCGATCTCCTCCACGTTCACGCAGCGGTTGGCGAAGCAGCCGAAGCCGCAATCGGTGTTCAGGAAGAGCTGTCCGGGCCGGTAGAAGCGCAGGGCCTCCTCGGCGCGGGCAGCGATGGCCTCGGGCGTCTCCACCTCCACGGTGCGCGGGTTCACCACGCCCAGGCCCAGTTCCCGGGGCGCCCCGCCACCGGGGTTGGCGCCCGAGAGCGCCCGGCCGACCACCTCGATCTCCCCGGCGCGCGGGGTGGCGAATTCCAGCACGTACTGGTCCACGCGCATCTTTTCGAGCGCGGGCAAGAGCGGGCGGTAGTCTCCCGTGAGGAGCACCTCCTCGCGGGTGGACCAGTTGCCCCGGCAGATGTGCAGGCCGATGCGCGGCGCGCCGGGCCTGCCCTGCACGCCCTCGATCACCTCGTTGACGAGCTGTGCGGCGTAATCGAGTTCTTCACCCACGTCCCGGCGGGTGGCGAGCGTCGCTCACATGAACGTTCGGCGTCCGCACTCCCCGCTCATCACCGCCTCGGTGAGCACGGGTTCGTCGAACTGCACGAACTCGCAGCCCCGGGCGGTCAGTTCCTCCAGCTCCTCGCGCAGCAGGCGCACCACGTCGCGCCCCATCTCCTGTTGGCTGGCGTAGGCCTTCTTCGTGTAGGCGCTCACCCACATGGAGCGCGTGAGCAGGTAGGGTCCGGGCAGGGTGATCTTCACGGGGCGGTCCGTGAGGGTTCTCATGAAGTCCAGGTCGCCCGCGGCCAGGGGCTCTCGCCGGGTCAGGCGGCCGGTGCAGGTGGGGTTGCGGATGGCCGAGGCGGGCACGTCCAGGGTGGTGAGCATCTCCTCGAAGCCGGACTTGTCCTCCATTTCGTCGAGCATTTCGGCCAGGGACATCAGGCGCACGCCCTCGAGCTTCTCGGCCACGAAGCTGTAGAAGTTGTCGCGACGGTGCTCGCCGTCCACGAGCACGTCGAGCCCGGCCTCCTCCTGGATGCGCACGGTGCGGCGCACCTCCTCGTCCGCCGCGGCGTCGAAGGCCTTGCGGTCGATCTGGCCCAGGCGGCGGTCGCGCAGGGCGCGCAGCATCCGTTTGGAGCGGGGCCAGCTGCCCACCTGGGTGGTGGTGAAGGCCGTCATGACGCGGTGAAGGAGGTTTTGAGGTCCACGGCCCGGGCCAGGGTGGCGGCCAGGGGCGAGCGGGCCACGGCCATGCGCCAGAGCTCGCGGGCCTTGTCCTCGTCGTCCAGGGTGGAGGCGAAGCAGCGCGCCTCGATGGCTGCGAAGGAGGGGTCGCCCTCTTCCAGGCCCAGGTGGGCCAGCACGTTGTTCAGCGTGCCTTTCACGGTCACCTCCACGTCGTCCAGGGCCAGGCCCTCCCTGGAGCAGAGGGTGGCGTAGCCCGTGGCCAGGCAGGCGCCCAGCGCGCCGAGCAGGGCCTCCACGGCGCTGGGGTGGGCGTCGCGCTCCTCGAAGCTGGCGGGCTGGCCGAGTTTCCAGGAGAAGTTGCGGCAGTAAACCGTGCTGGTCTGGCCCTCGCCCCCGCGCACGCGCAGCCGCCACTGGTACTGCCTGGCGCGGCGCTT containing:
- a CDS encoding beta-barrel assembly-enhancing protease, which encodes MPHPTHSLPARALALLLALALALPAPWSAAPARAGMFSFDLKDEKELGEKFNVLIRSKLPMVEDSEVVDYAREVVERITRQMPPQPFPFTVAVVRDNAVNAFAAPAGYVFVFTGLILSMDHESEVAGVLAHELAHVTQRHIAKRVEQSSMIGIASMLGVLAGFALGAATGQKDAAGAMMVGSQAAARQALLNYSRDDEREADEVGMNYLVNANYPPRGLPQAFEVMQRTKIFKGYGSVPAYLSTHPEINERVGYLSERVARLPKNVVSRPDRDERFLRVQTVIRARYQDPGTAIAWFSRKGASMTKLDRLGLAMALGRTTENAKAREAFEAALKEGGDDSLWLREAGRFYLRLRDFQRAGSLLKRAVEQNPRDMVAVEGYALFQAQEGKRVEAMQLMRRVVAYAPDSPEVRQQMARIYGEVGDLFQAHLNLAYSAVYANDPRQTRMQMEKAKERIRTEDDRKEYAKLEKVYRDRSEYWPKQAM
- a CDS encoding sensor histidine kinase; translated protein: MFSSLPGRIRRSTVFRLTASYAFLYIASSLVLFVIAYVLLTQVVRSQDQKNLSDKLNEYAYIERTKGLGALIEFIRRDTAEYEEPDYFVRILGPAGAELFTVAPSGWELPPRAELDAQARDGAQWWLWGSQKAGGGVYEFSARRMSGGALVIVGSDARQREHLLSEFQVIFLFITGTVVVLGLGVGVVLARRTLAPLRDLIAAVNSIGRGSMDARVPTRGADDELDELASLFNSMLERISTLIQGMRDTLDNVAHDLRTPLTRAKAVVEVALQGNHSREELREALMDIAEENERIRATLTTLMDISEAETGAMRLDIARVDLAGLLEECAELYEDVAQENAVELALDLEGDLHALADAGRVRQVLANLLDNALKYSDVGGRVTVHGRREQGLVLVTVRDRGVGIAPEDMPRIFERLYRGDKSRSRRGLGLGLSLVRAVLAAHGGAIAVESEPGKGSAFTFSLPGA
- a CDS encoding response regulator transcription factor; this translates as MRILLVEDDAKIAAFIAQGLKQNGFAVDHCPDGRDGLHMALTESYSAAVVDLMLPGLDGLRLIEEMRASRVNTPVIILSAKHTVDDRVRGLQAGGDDYLPKPFSFAELLARLQALIRRSTSTAETTQLCVGPIAMNLLTREVTRDQAPLTLQPREFSLLEFFMRNPGKVLSKTMIMEHVWNYNFDPQTNVVDVLVCRLRNKIDKGFEPKMLSTLRGVGYVLKPPRPDQA
- a CDS encoding cobalamin-independent methionine synthase II family protein; its protein translation is MTAFTTTQVGSWPRSKRMLRALRDRRLGQIDRKAFDAAADEEVRRTVRIQEEAGLDVLVDGEHRRDNFYSFVAEKLEGVRLMSLAEMLDEMEDKSGFEEMLTTLDVPASAIRNPTCTGRLTRREPLAAGDLDFMRTLTDRPVKITLPGPYLLTRSMWVSAYTKKAYASQQEMGRDVVRLLREELEELTARGCEFVQFDEPVLTEAVMSGECGRRTFMUATLATRRDVGEELDYAAQLVNEVIEGVQGRPGAPRIGLHICRGNWSTREEVLLTGDYRPLLPALEKMRVDQYVLEFATPRAGEIEVVGRALSGANPGGGAPRELGLGVVNPRTVEVETPEAIAARAEEALRFYRPGQLFLNTDCGFGCFANRCVNVEEIASAKIASIARAARLLRERHG
- a CDS encoding sulfurtransferase TusA family protein encodes the protein MTSDDAFTPPEPARVFDGGDLDCGSGLALMIREHMLAVPQGQVLEMISREPTVADDLPPWCRLSGHQFLGSLPGPSGVRYFMRRGMPPGASGEQAERQALDEDKRRARQYQWRLRVRGGEGQTSTVYCRNFSWKLGQPASFEERDAHPSAVEALLGALGACLATGYATLCSREGLALDDVEVTVKGTLNNVLAHLGLEEGDPSFAAIEARCFASTLDDEDKARELWRMAVARSPLAATLARAVDLKTSFTAS